The genomic segment TGTCTGGCCGATTGGGGTGACCCCCGGGCCTTCGACTACTACTACGGCCTGTGGGACGGCCGGATAATCAGCCACGTGACGTACTCGATGATTGCCAACCTGGCCAAGTACGACGACCCGCGGGGTTGGGAGGTCATCCGGGAGGTGTCGGAGCTCGGCGGTCGGGCGAACGAGGTCCGCAACGCCTGGCTGCTGCGCGCCGAGCGCGGGGACCCCGAGGCCCGGGAGTTTTTACTCGCCTCCATAGACGATGAGGATCTGAACCACGGCGCCAGGGATGAAGTCTTCGAGGGTCTGCGCTGCTTCGAGGACGACGAGGTCCGGGCGGTCATCGAGCGCATCGCCTCCGACGAGACCGAGGACCAGTCCCGGCGGTACTACGCCTGGGGGGTCCTGGCCTACTGGCGGGACCCCCGAGCACGGAACTTCTGGCTGGAATGCCTCGCCGGCGAAGATACCACCCGGCGGATTGCGGCGGTAACCGCGCTGTCGAACTACGACAATCCGGAGGTGTGGGAGCTCATCCGCCACGCGGCTGAGAATGACCCCGACCGGCAGGTGGTGAAGGAGGCCCAGAAGCAGTTGGA from the bacterium genome contains:
- a CDS encoding HEAT repeat domain-containing protein; the encoded protein is MTYSMIANLAKYDDPRGWEVIREVSELGGRANEVRNAWLLRAERGDPEAREFLLASIDDEDLNHGARDEVFEGLRCFEDDEVRAVIERIASDETEDQSRRYYAWGVLAYWRDPRARNFWLECLAGEDTTRRIAAVTALSNYDNPEVWELIRHAAENDPDRQVVKEAQKQLDKREGE